The nucleotide sequence TAGGAACACAAGCAGCAACAGGTTCTGGTTCTTTTTGTGCCTCCATCTCAGACAGCAGTGGCACCGGTAACTCATGTTTCTTACAATTCCGGCAAACCGGGAGTTCCATGTGTTTTCTTTCAGAAAGGGCAGTGCATAAAAGGCGACAGATGTCCTTTCTTTCATGCACCAACCAATCAATTCGGTAATAAATCGTCACAGCCAACAACAGTACCGGCTCCTGTAAATGAGGTTCCAAAGAAAACGTTTGGTGGCCTGCAAAAGTGTACTGCTGAAGAACGGAGGGTCCCACCTGCAAACATTTCAAAAGCTGCTCCTCAGGAAGCTAAACTTCAAGTTAAACTTGCTCCCAAACCTCTACCCGTTTTGAAAGAGGAGGTTCCTCAATACCGACCGGAAATGGTTTCTTCTATTGGGAATGGAAATTCTGGGAGTCGCTCTAATCGTTCTCATCAAATGGATGTTTCTGATGATCATGGTTTGCAAAATGGTGGCTACGACAATGATGAGTTTTTGAGAGAGTCGTCTCCTGGTTTTGATGTTCTTGTGGAGGATGAGAAAGATTCTGATTACTACCAAGGTGAAGATCAATTCGGGAGACCTGAAGGAAGGAATCTGAATTCCGTTGATGAATACAACATTGACCGGTCTGCTGAATACAATTCAATGGGTGATGCTGACAGATACCATAATCCACAGGGTTATGACTCGTATGAGCACTATGACCAAATGGAAGGGCGATATGGCTGGGAGCAACAGAAAACTTCATCCGAGAGAGTGGGACCGTCTCATCTCGAAAGGAGGGGTGGTGGTGGCTACATGAAGTCGGAGAGACCTGATCATGTTAAAGAGTCGGATCTGCGGTACCGTTTGTCGAAGCCTAGGGGAAGTACTAATGGCTTGAGATCAGTTGTGAGTCATGACTATCCGACTGACAATCGCAATGAAGATAATATTTACCAGCCTCCTTATAGAAGAGACTTGCAGCGCCATGAGCCTTCTCTTAGTAGTCGCCTCCGAGGAAGAATAAAACTCCCTGAAAGAGAAATGGACAGGGGAAGGAATAGGAGCCGATATTCCCCAGGGAGACCACCTGTCTCCTCCTCCTCTCACCAGGGAAGGCTTCGTGATAGAATTCAAGGAAGAGTGGAAGAGAATTACTATAACGAGGGTAGGAATTTCAGAGAGCCGCCACGGATGATGAGAAGGGAGTCGTCTTCTGATGAACGAAGATTCGGTTTCGATCCTCCGAAAAGTCTGGCGGAGCTGAAAGGGAAGAACGTGGAGAATAGGGAGTATAATAACTCGCTTCGGAAGCGAAAAAGTTTGGAAGATCATCATCTTCCATCTGATGGTGATTTCTCTTTCGAAGGGCCAAAGCCTCTCAGTGAGATATTGAAGAGGAAAAAAGGATCTGAACAGCCGTCTTCCATGAATAATGACGTCCAAGGAAAGGAAGATATTCAAACTTCTGAACATGTTGTAACTGATAATAAGCTTTCTGACTCCTCAGGGGTTGAAGAGGAAGAGGTTGTTGTAGGAGGCGATGGTGATGATATGAGAGAGGAAGAATATGAATATGAGCAGGGTGATGAAGAAGGAGAGTACTATGAAGAAGAAGGATACGAAGAAGGTACTTACGAAGAAGGTACGTACGAGGATGGTGAGAATCCTGCCGGAGAAGAGGAATACGTTGACGAAGAAGGAGAAGAAGAGGAGGAAGACAATGTTGCCAAAAAGATTGATGTGATGTTGTCCTGAGGGGAGGTTGTTGTAGGTTGTGGTTGTAAACGAATCCTGTTTCGCGGAGGAAAAACTGATTTGGTTGATAATCATCATGCTAGCTAAGTAAACTGATACATAATTATGCTATAGCTAGCACTAGAAGGCATAATCCCTTTGTTTTTTTAAGTTTTGTTCTTTTACAGTACTTGAATTTCAGAGCTTATTTCCTTTGTATTTGGAATAGCTGATTTGAATGGCTAAACTCTTGATTTGATGCTTTGAGGCTTTCTTTTTTATGCAGCCACCGTTTCCGGCTTTTAGTTTTTAGTCAAGATTGCTAAATGCATCATATAAGAAAAACTTTTGCTGTCCATTTCTTTTTTGCTTCAAACTCTTTTCTTGGAAACTCTGTGCTGAGCAACAATTGACAGAAATTTCTTATAAGAATATTGGATGGTTTTCAGCCTAAGATATATGTATATAGTAGTTTAAATGAAAATTTGCACGCAACATGTTGGTGTGTGAACCTATGTACATCACCGAGACGCGTTGAGCTGGTGATGAGCTCATTACACGtaaattttcattattttactTGGCAAACACGGTACCTCCCCTCCACCATATAAATAAACAATGTTAGACATCAATTCATCTTCTTTGCGTTTGCAACTTCCTCTTTATATCCATATAAGATCATCTAAGTTTCTTCATTTAACATTGATCATTAATTAATCACTTGTCGTTTGGACAAAACATCTTAATATGTCCGCTGCATCTGCAGCGGCGGCCGCGGCCGTCGTTATTAGACGGCGTGCGTCGAAGAAAGCAGAGAGTTCCTCTTCCTCCTCCAGCCAGAATATTCAATATTACCAGACAAGGACTACACGATCAGCGACACGAAGCATTACATGATAATTCGAAAGAGACATGAATGGAATAGTTTTGTGGAGTATTTAAGGAATCAAATTAGACCAGCAATTGTTGTCTCTCGATGTAACGGTGGTCAAGTGGTGGAGTATCTCAAGTAACTAGTTGATCAAGATTGGACAAGCCTTGCCTCATAGGTTGATCGTCTCGGGGATGCTTACGTGGAAAACGGAGGGAAGCCGGACGAAAATCCGTTCAGAGCGCCAGAGGTGGGATTAAACTTGATGGAAGTGAAAGATGCTCAAGATAATGCTATGAGGAGGATGAATGCTCAAGAGAACAGGAAAACCAAGAGAAACAAGACTTATTTCTGTTACTTATAAAAATGTACGTGATAATAATGTATATTCTCCGTAGTAGGATATTTATTAATTAGTATAGGCATTTTGTAGTACATTTCATTAATGCTATTATTTAAGATTCGAATTTATTCTTTCACTTAATTTAAAAATGGTTGACCACTTCAACGTTTATTGATTCATCTGGATGTTATAATTGTCACATTCCAATTTTAAAATTATTTTTCACTAATTTTTTCATTTATAATCTCATTGTAAAAATCAAAACATAAATTAATCAAAACTTATAATATCTGATTATATTTTTTAATTCTATCAAAATATCATGTTGAGTCAATTAAATATGGACGGAAGAAGTACCAAActatactattttttttttttttttttttttttttttttttaattggcaATTGTCAAAATTTCATTCAACTAACGCATCCAATTGGACAATACCCGCTATACGAAAAGATAGTTAGCTTAAAGTAAAACAAATGGAAAACGAGGAAGAACTAATAGGACGCCATGCTGTAAGTGTTTCAGCATTGAATCTGCATGGATGAGGGTACCGTAACAATTGCGAGCGGAAAATCCATAGTTGTTTGATGTAAACGCCAATGGTCGTGTAGCGGGGCGAGGCCTTTCCCACCTGACCAGATGCCGGACTATTTACCTGCTGGATAGCCTGAAATTCTAAACGCCAATGGTGAATTGACTGAACACAAGCTATCGCTCTACCACACACTGCATCGAAAACCACTTGATTCCGATTCCGCCATATAGTAGTAGATTAAATCTAAATTTGTTttgaaattatttttattaaaaatttaaatAATACTATTAACTTtttattttcatttattttaataGAAAATACTCATAAAAATCCACTATTTATATagtcaaataaaaaaaaaatacaatctttcattaaaaaaaaataaaaaatacaatcCTAAGGGCCCAAAATAAAATAGATAGTTCTTCTTGAGCCCATGTTTCTTACTCAACTGATTTCAAGAGATGAGCTTGAGCCCACGTTTCTTACTCACTGTTCGTCTCTTCAATTAGCAAACAAACATTGATTCGATTGTGATGAACTTTTGGTAAACCCCAGCTTAGCTCAGCTGCTCGAtcctcataaaccctaaaaaaagTATCAGCCTAAAGCCATGTTAATGAATGCTGGTCATAATCACTTTCAATTTCCCTCCAAAACGACACAGCAGATGCTATCTCTGTTTTCAAAATGAAGCGGTTTATCATTGTCACCGCTCTCAATTTCTTCTTCAAGATGTTAATTCATGTTCGTAAAGCATTCTACTCGAGTCGCAGCAGAATATTCCCTCATTTGATCGGTGTAAGGTCTTCATCTTCCACTATTTGTTCACTCTCACATCAACAATCGTTTTCGAGATGGCCATTGATTGTTTCCCCTCTGTGtatatggttcactagttttgtTTTATATATTCAGACACCCATTTACCTCCAAATCAACCCCACATGATTCTTTTCACGGTTTAGATAAAGATTATTTGCGTAAAATTGTTCAGCAAGAGCAATGGAATGATCCAAAGATTGTTAATTTGTTCAGCTCCGCGTTAGCTCCCATTTGGGTGTCTAATTTTCTAGTTGAGCTGAAGCAAGAACCTAAGTTAGCATTGAAATTGTTCAAATGGGCACAAGCTCGGGTTGGGTTAAGCCACACAACTGAAACTTACTGTATATTGGTTCACATTTTGTTTTATGCAAGAATGTATGCTGATGCCACTAATATTCTTAAGGAATGGATTTTTATTGAGGAGGGAGCTGACGAGTTGTGGTACTTTCGACATGTTGTGGTCTACTAGGCATGTCTGTGGTTATGGGTTTGGGGTGTTTGATGCTTTGTTCAGTGTTTTGGCTGAGTTGGGATTTCTCGAGGAAGCAAATGACTGCTTTATGAAGATGAAGAGGTTTCAGGTTTTGCCAAAAACGAGGTCGTGTAATGCTCTTCTGCATAGTCTTTCTAGGCTGGGGAAGTTAGAGTTGTCCAGGAAGTTTTTCAATGATATGCTTGGGGCTGGTATTTCCCCGTCCGTTTTTACATTCAATATAATGATAGACTTTTTGTGCAAGGTTGGGGATATGGTAACTGCCAAAAGGATGCTTTTACAAATGAAACAGATGGATTAATACCAGATATATACACGTATAATACTCTTGTCGATGGATATGGAAAGGCTGGACTATTAGATGACTCAGTCTGTTTATTGGAAGAAATGAAGAATGTGGGGTGTAATCCCAATGTAATAACTTACAATACTTTGATTAATTGTTTCTGTAAATTTGAAAGAATGCCTCAGGCTTTTGGGTTTCTCAATGAAATGAAGAGTAAAGGTTTGAAACCGAATGTGGTAACCTTTAGTACTTTAATCGACGCCTTTTGCAAAGAGGGGATGATGCGAGAGGCTATTAAACTTTTCTTCGACATGTGGCGAATTGGTCTGTTCCCCAATGAATTTACATATAGTTCCTTGATTGATGCACATTGCAAAGAAGGTAACATCATTCAAGCATTTAAGCTGGGTAACGAGATGTTTCAAGCAGGACTTAAATTGAATGTTATTACTTACACGTCTTTACTGGACGGGCTTTGTGATGCCGGCAGGATGAAGGAAGCACAGGAAGTTTTCAGAGGGGCACTGCAAGCTGGAATAACTCCCAACTTGGGAACTTATACTGCCCTTGTTCATGGTTATTTGAAAGTTGGTAAGATGGAGAATGCCATGGAACTTTTGAAAGAATTGAAGGAGAAAGGCATTAAACCAGATTTGTTGCTTTATGGAACTATCATCTGGGGTCTGTGCCGTCAGAATAAGGTTGAGGAATCTAAACTTGTATTTAACGATATGAAGGGAGCATGGTATTAATCCTAATACTGTTATCTACACGACACTCATGGATACATACTTTAAGTCAGGTAAAACCAGTGAGGTGCGTGGTCTCATGCAAGAAATGTTGGACTTGCATATTGAGGTAACAATTGTCACCATCTGTGTATTACTTGATGGTTTATGCAAAGCAGGATTGGTTCAAGAGGCGGTTGATTATTTTGGTAGGATTTCTGAATTCGGTTTGCAACCAAATGTTGCAGTTTACACAGCTTTAATTGACGGCCTTTGTAAAAATCACAGCTTTGAAGAGGCACAAAAGCTATATGTTGAAATGCTGGATAAAGGTATGACTCCGGATAAAACTGCTTATACTGCTCTAATTGATGCAAATTTAAAGTTGGGAAATTTCATGGAAGCTTTAAGATTGCATGACAAGATGACCGAAATCGGTTTGGAGCTTG is from Rutidosis leptorrhynchoides isolate AG116_Rl617_1_P2 unplaced genomic scaffold, CSIRO_AGI_Rlap_v1 contig26, whole genome shotgun sequence and encodes:
- the LOC139882359 gene encoding LOW QUALITY PROTEIN: zinc finger CCCH domain-containing protein 17-like (The sequence of the model RefSeq protein was modified relative to this genomic sequence to represent the inferred CDS: deleted 1 base in 1 codon); its protein translation is MVSATQHQQQPQPSQPLTAEEEALKRNTDCVYFLASPLTCKKGAECEYRHSEYARVNPRDCYYWLNGNCMNPKCGFRHPPLDGLLGTQAATGSGSFVPPSQTAVAPVTHVSYNSGKPGVPCVFFQKGQCIKGDRCPFFHAPTNQFGNKSSQPTTVPAPVNEVPKKTFGGLQKCTAEERRVPPANISKAAPQEAKLQVKLAPKPLPVLKEEVPQYRPEMVSSIGNGNSGSRSNRSHQMDVSDDHGLQNGGYDNDEFLRESSPGFDVLVEDEKDSDYYQGEDQFGRPEGRNLNSVDEYNIDRSAEYNSMGDADRYHNPQGYDSYEHYDQMEGRYGWEQQKTSSERVGPSHLERRGGGGYMKSERPDHVKESDLRYRLSKPRGSTNGLRSVVSHDYPTDNRNEDNIYQPPYRRDLQRHEPSLSSRLRGRIKLPEREMDRGRNRSRYSPGRPPVSSSSHQGRLRDRIQGRVEENYYNEGRNFREPPRMMRRESSSDERRFGFDPPKSLAELKGKNVENREYNNSLRKRKSLEDHHLPSDGDFSFEGPKPLSEILKRKKGSEQPSSMNNDVQGKEDIQTSEHVVTDNKLSDSSGVEEEEVVVGGDGDDMREEEYEYEQGDEEGEYYEEEGYEEGTYEEGTYEDGENPAGEEEYVDEEGEEEEEDNVAKKIDVMLS